The genomic region aggatgtgtccacttcaaaaattagtaataaaatatatattcattaaaaaattagccaaaaaatggCATAAACTAGACACaatgttagctaatttctcatcgaagcaactttcaattttttttttgaagttaacattttagggggccaCACCATATGCCATGTTATGTTGTTTGGATAAAAATATGACCACATTGTGTGAGCCCCCTTTTCCCTTGATCTCTACCATTTTCAAAATATATTAGTAGTTTAAAAATTAGATTCATAGAAATACAACTCTTGttattgttgcatcttcaaattttgagagtAACTATCTTCATTTCTCATCAAAGTTCAGATTTGTTGATTTTAGGAAAAATTTGGAATCTTAAGACCCCCTTTCATGGTACACTTACCCCCCTCTATAGAAGttatccctctttctatccctatctctccctctcttcatttCTCCCATTctctctattgcaaacataacatgtgtCTATCAATAATGGAGCCCTATCATTTTACTAATTATCATGATAGTTTGCAGTACAATATAAGTTATACATTATTATCTATAAAATCAAACTAAAATATTTTTTGTGTAtaaaatgtttttttgtaaaaacaaactATCCTTAAAGTCTATTCTATTATATGTGAGATATTTTTATTAAAtagtataatattttttaaatagtaAAATAAAAGTAtggttatatttattatatttatttaaaaattgcttAATAAACCATgatagaatatataatatatatttttcatactacaatttaaataatatttatgttTACAATAATATTATggttatatttattatattaaaaattattaaatataaatatattacaatatGTAATTTTATTTGATCTATATTCtacaatttaaattatatttactttaaaaataatattatggttatattattatattacaaaaaaaagatataaatataatacaatatgtaattaatatacaatataaattaaactaaatataaTATACTTAAATACTTATTATtacatattatattttataataaaaactaTTAAATACAGATATAATTTAATTCTTCTAAATAATtagtttatatttttatataaaacaaattaaattaatataaacaTGATGAGACATAAGCTAAGACAAAAATCAAACACAAATTTATCTTCTAGCTTTGACCCATAAGCATAAATTTATATAGGCCAAGAAGAACTAAATTGATAAATAAGTAGTAATGGAGAACAAACTTACAATAGTTTTGTCATATTTACAATACAATATAGTTTAAATAGATAAAGCTGAAAATTTTGTTATGTTAAAATTGCAACTTTTGTTGAACCCCTTTGAGTGTTTCCAAACAATTCTTTGTATAAATAGTTCTTCTTAACATTATGGATTGTGGAAGCAAGCTCTaagattcaaaaaataaaattcaattaatgtaaatatatatttttgtcaATTACTTGATTTCATTCACAATTAATCAATCTCATTTGATTTTAATAAGACATGAAAGGTGTGTTTTCTTTCCTAATTTAGTGATCATGTAAAATCCTATGTTATACATGCGTATTGTGAAGTTTCATTAGAATAGTGATCGTGCAAGGTGAGAGACTTGCAAAGCTTGGACATTGAAATATGTAGACCATTTTGTATTGCCAATTTGGATATCAAATTTCATACTAATTAATTTAATAGATTTCAATGTGTTTCATCTTAATTAAGTAGAATGATGAAAGAGAGTGGTCTATTTCTAAAATATCATTgacttaatttaatatttaaacaaAATAGTTATGAGAGATAAAAGGGGGGTTTAGATTATTCAAAAAACTTGTCTTTTTATGTAGGTGGCTACCACTAGAAAGGTGTTTATCTattatctatttctctctctctaacACTACATCTTTTCATCTCTATATGTTACTTTGTATCcctatatttatctttctatctctccccctttctccctctttatatgtttatctctttcatctctatctatccctctctcacctctctctttatctctccatctcaTCTCCATATCCCTTTCCTTTTTTCTCTCATTTtccctctccatctccatctctatctccatcttcctcTATATCCTTATATCCTTACTATACTCTCTCATTCGCTTAGTCTTCCCCCACTATCCggccctctctctctccctctctctatacgtCTCTCtactacttatctctatctccttattCCCCCCCTCgccccctctctctatctattgcaaacataaatgagcTTGCTAGTAATGAAGTCTAATTTAGATGTTTTGTTTTCGTCATTTTTGGATCTCTAAAGTGGATGCATAGCTGATttaaagctatcacttctccattgagacctttgttgcacaaacaatatCATTTGCTTCATGTATAGTACAAATGTATGAAAAAAAGAACCATTTTTTTACCCTGATTTACTTTTTGCAACTCTTTAGTGTACTCATtgtacaccaaggtgcaattgttaGTTCATAGATTCTTGAAGGGAAATGCAAATGATTGGGATTTAATAATAGATAGATGGGGAGGTGCTATTGATACATTGGATCATGTGAAATGAGtcctttaatttaattttttttaatttatttaaattggatgAAAATATGTAtactatttaatttaataataagatgaaaataaatataatctatttcaattaaaaataagattgaaaagatttatttcaattaaattgataatgagatgaaaATAGATTTAATATATTTGtatcaataaattatttttttctaatgAATAACTTCAGTTTAAATTTTTACAATACTATTTTCAAACAAACGTAATTAATAAAAAATGATCTTTAAAATCATGATCAAATGTGAACATTAACAAGCCATTAGAACATCAAGATTCCCCTAAATCAATAGAAACATTATTGCCAATGGACTTACTACCAATTAGTTGGTACATCACTAAAAACATAATTATCATCTATTGACTTACTACCAATGAGTGGGAAACGCACAATCTTCGGAGAAAGAATAATTTTTGTGGTCAAGGGAAACCTATAAAATTTCAGGAGTCGCTTATGAATAATGACAACGTAAGCATTGCCTGGGAAATCAAATATTTTCATCATATACGACGTCTGAAGAGGTGTgaaaacaattaaaataaaattgataatCTAACCCTAAAAGAGGTTAGGGTGTTTGACGATCCACCATTTTTTTCATAGTCTTGGTGATGAATGACAAGCACACTTAGGAAATGGTGTAATTTCACCCAAATTCACCCAATTGAAGTGAATGCCGCTGCTTGGTGAACCCCATTTCCACTCATTCAAACATCTCAAACAAAAGTGCAAGATTAATCTACAATACAAGTTGTTTCTTCTATTTCTAATGTTCTTATATGGATAATAGTAAtgtgaaaaagagaagaaaaatctATTTTAGTTATGCTTCACAAAACGgttatctaatttttagaatgcATCGAGACATCATTTAGCTTTACTATTTAATTGATTATCTCAACCCAAAATGTCTCAAGTCCTCTCATCTATTATCGACAATGGATAAAGAATGTAATTTATAGAAATAAAATGTCAATCTTACAGGCCAAAAAGATGAAAGAGACATGCAAATAGAGGATTTATTAGATCTTAGTGTGAGGGAGGTTGAGAACAAGGATGTGTAATCAGCAACTTCTTCAATACTTCATACAATGAACAAGGATATGAAAGTAACTTCTTGAGTGTAGTCCTTGGTCTATTTAATCTTTATTACCACTAGTTCCACCTTCTATACTATGGTCAAGAAATATTCAAGTTGCTAAAGAAATGAGATGCATGGAGAAAGCTATTAAGGTATTAATAGGGGATTCAAATTGATTGATGAAGTTGTTAGTTTATATCACAAAATTGAATATGGTTTGAATCTATGATACTATTTAAGGATAAATCTAACTTTTATTTATTAATGTTTGAATTaaatttatcaataatcaagaggTGTGAAATTATGACTCTACAATTCTCATAGTATAAAGTCATAGTAGAAAGTATATTTGATGAGCTAGAGTATTGTTTTTGAATTGAATGGTATGAGGCAACAAGATTAAGAATTGGAGTTTTCAAAGTGAAATATTGGTTCAAGAAGGTCGATGATTCAAAACTATGATGCTTCAGTGATATTTAAGAATTTATTGAGAAAATGCCATCGAAATGTTATATTGATAAATATTTGATCAATCCTCCCAACTTGTTCTAAAAGATCAATTAGCTAAATCAATTTAACTATAATTATTTAATGAATCCATCTTTGATGTTTCATCAATACTTCAAGTATATATGCGACCCTACCAATCATTTTGGGCACCTTGAAAAAAGACTACATTGAATTGAATTCCATCCCACCTACTCCTCACCTAATTTTGGTGAATGCCTTTTTTTAAAGTACTTTGCAATTTAGATTAgtcttaattattattttctttattttttaaattcttcctttagttattttataaaatataaaatataaaattaggcATTTACAAATTACAAATATTAAATTtactaattttaaaaataatatcaattaaactaaattaaaatttcaaaaaatattaaattaataaatcttaaaattataaatttatgaATTTCATAAATAAAAACTAATGATTtcttataaaattagaaaaataataaaattatgaaatggttataaatatataaaatttacaaaTATATAAAATTAGAAAATGAATAAAATTATGAGTTGTAAAATACAAGATGGCATAACTCCTAATACATCTCTTAAGTGCTATTGAATGCTATTCAAATTGCATAAGCTAAGCTATAACTCCTTTTGAGAATGTTCATATTGGAATATTACATCatcttataatttaatatataattagATAATAATAAATAAAGTTACATTAATAAATTTATGTTACCTTGTTCTCACCAAAGTCATAAATTTTCATCTTATCTTGGTAAAAATAAGGTTCTGGGGCATTTGAGTATTTTAAAAGGATTGCATTGAAGTTTTTGTTCTTTATAAAagttttcatattttattaattttgatcatGTTGGTACTTTGTATGTGTTTGATAGCTTTGTCAACAATTTGTCAAGTTTTTTCAGCTATGTTAGTCACCGAAAAATTTATGTCAACTAGCTTTTTTATCACCTTCTTGAATTAGTCTTCTTCCAGTCAGAGTCAAAATGATAATTTATGAATTCATCAATTTTTTCTTTCTTGTGTCAATCTTTTAGTTTGTGTCAGTAACTTCAAGATTtctaataactttcaaaatttctaAAAGAGTGATCATGTCTTTATATATCGACAATTCTAAGAGTTATCAAAACTTATAAAACTTCTGACATTGTTCAATTAATGTTTATttctaattgttgaagtttttttttttgtttttgtttttgtttggagTTGGGTTCCTTATcttgtgttgtgttgtgttgtagCTTATATCAATCCTCTAGTTGCTCCTATCGCCTTGGCAAACAACAAGCAAGGGAAATTCCTTCCTCTTGTCACCCGAGTGACAGGAATTCATTTTGAAAGGGGCTTTAACTACTTGGACGTTATGCTCTTCTAACCCGACTGTCTTACTTGTCGGTTTGCAATGACAGTTAGGCGGTGGTTTGGTTGACAGTCGATGGTTCGAAGGGGGCACAACTGAGAGGTTGTTAGTTAGTTGACGTTGTCTTTTCCCCAAGCGACTGGTAACCATATTTGAAGGGGGTTGATAGTTAGAGACACGGTTGGACagtgaaaaggaaagacaaaagtCTGAATACAGCAAGAGTTGGTTGAAGGGAATGAATGAATCAAAGTCCCAGATGTTTGTGAAAGACGAATGTTGAATACTGCCAATGTGTTGAAGGAGGAATCGCTATAATTGCTTTTGTCATTactatggataatttgttgtcttcCTGTCAAATACCAATATTGGAGTTTTGACTTGAAATTCTTCCTATTTCTTTGGATGTGTATGAGACTGCAGAGTATCTACTTGTTCTTAATTTCAGTTAAATAAACCCATTCTGAAATTCTTGTTCAAATTCTTTTTTTGTAATAAGAAAGTTTGATCCAAAATTGTGTTTGAGAGGTGAATTTGTTTAAGTGACCAATGAGGCAGCTTgccatcatttggtatcagagcctgcagAGTTTGGGAATTGGAGATTGTGAACAATATGCCTCCAAGAAGAATGGGCAGAGGTGGAGCTCATGGAAGAGGTAGAAGAGGTAATGATGAAGGACTATTACAACAATTGATGGAGTAGTTGGATGCCTTGGAAAGGGCACAGAGAAGAGGGAGCCTTATGTGGATGAAGGTGGTGATGAGATAGAGGAGGAAGACCAAGATCAAgaaggaaatagagaaggataagGAGAGAAGGAAAATGTTGAGGAGAGACTGCTGAAGACAATCATGAATGCAGGTTTCAAGCCTAAAATAGAAGTTCCAACATATTCAGGCAGTCTTAATGGAGAAGACTTGATTGACTAGATAAATGATCTAGATAAGTATTTTGAGTATGAATGTGTATTAGAAGATAAGAGGGTAAAGTTTTCTTGTACTAGATTGAAGGGCCACACTGCACTGTGGTGGGACTTTATCCAAACTGAGAGAAAAAGGCAAAATAAGGAGAAAATTAACTCATGGGACCGAATGGTGGCTAAATTGAGAGCTAAGTTCCTTCCTATTGATTATTAGATCAATCTCTTTAGGAGGTTACAGAATATGAAGTAGAACGATATGTTAGTAAAGGATTATATAGAGGAACTCTACAAGTTGGTAATTAGATCAGGGCATagtgaagaagatgaggagaagatAGCTCATTATATGAATAGACGAAAGTATAGTCTTCAAGATAAATTGAGTCTTGTGTCTCCTAGAAGTCTATGAGAAGCTTATCAACTTTctctaaaggtagaagagaagttgCAATGGAAGCAAAATCAAcaagagaagaagagaggaagaggacACCAAACAAGTAGAGGACAAAAACATCACCGAGGAGAAGAGGATGGAAGTTCTAGTACAACAACAGCTAATTAATGATAGAGGAAGTTTTCAAAATAAGGGGGGCAGGTCTTATGGTAGAGGTGGTTCCCAAGGTAGAGGTAGAGGGTTTGTCGAAAAGTGTTTTAAATGCAATCAATATGGACACAAGAGTTAGGAATGTGTGTAGTCATCTCAAGGAGGATATACAAAATTTGAGAAGAGTAATCAGATTATGCATGTTGATCAAGAAAGTGTGGGGTCTCCAGTACACCACAAGGATGAACCTAAGTCAAGAGAATCTTTGTTTCTCAAAAGAGTATTGTTGAAACCTTAAAAGGAAAGTCGAGAGCTAATTCAAAGGAGATCGTTGTTCAAAACCAAGTGTAAGTCACAAGGTAGATGTTGCAAACTCATTATTGATAGCAGTAGTATGGATAACATTGTTGCAACTGAAATGGTATAAAAGTCAAACCTTAAAAGGATTAAGCACCCCTCCCCCTACAAAATGTCTTGGTTACAAAAAGGTCATCAAATATTGGTGAATGATCAGGCCTATGTTGAATTTCATATTGGAAGCCATAGGGATAATGTTTTGTGTGATGTAATGCCCATAGATGTGCACCATGTATTGCTTGGAAGACCTGGGCAATTTGGCAGGAAAGCGGTGCATGATGGAAGGGAGAACACATATACCATTGAAAACGATGGAGATAAGAACACCTTGATGCcaataaaagagaaagaagagggAAGTAGAAGTAGTAGCAACAGTAAGGTAATGATGGTAAGTGGAGAGGATTTTTTACATGATTTAAAGAATGAAGAATTTTTTTATGCTTTGGTTCTTAAACCTAAAAGTGTTTTATCTTCCTCAAAAGTTGATGATTTTCGTATTGAAGTGCAAGATATTTTGAATGAACATAATGATATCATTGCATCTAATTTTCCTAGTGAATTACCTCCTATGAGGAGCATTAGTCATCATATAGATTTGATTCTGAGGGCTAGCCTTCCTAACAAAGCTTATTATAGGTTAACACCTATGGAGAATGAAGAAATAAGGAAGCAAGTGTAAGACATTTTGAAGAAGGGTTTGATAAGGGAGAGCCTAAGTCCACTATGCTAGTTCCAAAGAAGGGGTGAGAATGTCGCATTCACACTAACTTAAGGGCTATtaacaagattactataaggtatcACTTTCCCATAGCAAGAATAGAGGATCTCATGGATTGTTTAAGTGGCTCCAGGTATTTTTCCAAAGTAGATTTGAAAAGTGGCTACCACTAAATAAGAATCAGACTGGGGGATgcatggaagacaacatttaagaatagtgatgggttgtatgaatggctagtcatgtcTTTTGGTTTGTCTAATTCCCCTAGGACATTTATGAGAgtaatgaatgaggtgttgaaaccATTCCTTGGTAAATTTTTAATTGTATATTTAGATGAAATTTTGGTATTTAGTAGGTCTAAGGAGGAGCATATAAAACATTTGAGGATGGTATTGCAGAGATTACATGAAGAAAAGGTGTAGATTAACTTGAAGAAATGTTTGTTTATGCTGACTGAGCTGATTTATTTGGGATTTGTGGTGTCCCAAGATGGACTAAAGATGGATAAGGAGAAGGTTCAGGCCATCCTTTATTGGCCAACACCAAGAAGTGTAATGGAGGTAAGAAGCTTTCATGGTCTTCTagtttttatagaaagtttatacaaAATTTCAGTCATGTAGTAGCACACATTCTTGAGACCATAAAAGGGTATAAAAGACCATTTGTGTGGACTAAGGAGGCTAGAGAAAATTTTAGATTTCTTAAGAAGAAGGTAAGTGAGAAGCCCATTCTTGTTTTATTGGATTTTGACAAGGTGTttcaagtagaatgtgatgctagtgggTTAGCAATTGGGGCAATCCTAAGCCAAGAAGTTAAACTGGttgcatatttcagtgagaagcttaatggtGTTGTAAAGTGCAAAATTTGGGGCTTGACCAAATCTCCACTTGGGAGTAGGGAATTCGCTAAGCTCAATTTTGACTTCAGgaaactttatattcaaaagagggggatgaatctactagatccaatcccaaatgataca from Cryptomeria japonica chromosome 3, Sugi_1.0, whole genome shotgun sequence harbors:
- the LOC131874386 gene encoding uncharacterized protein LOC131874386, translated to MSWLQKGHQILVNDQAYVEFHIGSHRDNVLCDVMPIDVHHVLLGRPGQFGRKAVHDGRENTYTIENDGDKNTLMPIKEKEEGSRSSSNSKVMMVSGEDFLHDLKNEEFFYALVLKPKSVLSSSKVDDFRIEVQDILNEHNDIIASNFPSELPPMRSISHHIDLILRASLPNKAYYRLTPMENEEIRKQV